From the genome of Sphingobacterium kitahiroshimense, one region includes:
- a CDS encoding YihY/virulence factor BrkB family protein — translation MENKKQGFISKYINIFKSTVSGFMNEDCLKYSASLSYYTIFSIGPILVLMISLAGIFFGEDAIQGKVFSEMRGLVGPSAARQIQEVISNLKLSGKSNFALIASIITLVIGATTVFGDIQNSINRIWHVRAKPKRGWLKLITDRLLSSSLVVGLGFLLMVTLVVNGIILAFTDRLQVYFPDITVFFMNAVNFALSFGIIFILFGIIFRTLPDVKIEWKTVRTGALFTALLFIIGRYAIGLYLESSGTESTYGAAGALVLVLLWVYYTAAILYFGAVYTRENAIANGIPIKPADYAVYVEEKERERVVEEIPAKPADQGVS, via the coding sequence ATGGAAAATAAAAAACAAGGATTTATAAGCAAATACATAAACATATTTAAATCGACAGTATCGGGATTTATGAATGAAGATTGTCTTAAATATAGTGCCTCACTTTCGTATTACACTATATTTTCAATCGGTCCGATTCTCGTGCTTATGATTTCCCTTGCAGGGATCTTTTTTGGAGAGGATGCGATTCAAGGGAAAGTGTTTTCAGAAATGAGAGGTTTGGTTGGTCCAAGCGCCGCCAGACAAATTCAGGAAGTGATCAGCAATCTGAAACTATCAGGTAAATCAAATTTTGCATTGATTGCTAGTATTATCACCTTGGTAATTGGAGCTACGACTGTATTTGGAGATATTCAAAATTCCATTAATAGGATATGGCATGTTCGGGCAAAACCAAAACGAGGCTGGCTCAAGTTGATTACGGATCGATTGCTATCTTCCTCTCTAGTTGTTGGACTTGGATTTTTATTAATGGTCACATTGGTTGTCAATGGTATCATTCTAGCTTTTACAGATCGATTGCAGGTCTATTTCCCTGATATAACAGTTTTCTTTATGAATGCAGTTAATTTTGCATTAAGCTTTGGAATTATATTTATTTTATTCGGAATCATATTCAGAACATTGCCTGATGTTAAGATCGAGTGGAAGACTGTACGCACGGGAGCTCTTTTTACAGCCTTATTATTTATTATCGGTAGGTATGCCATTGGATTATATTTAGAATCTTCCGGAACTGAGTCAACCTATGGTGCTGCAGGTGCACTTGTATTAGTATTATTATGGGTATACTATACTGCTGCTATCTTGTATTTTGGTGCGGTCTACACACGTGAAAATGCCATTGCAAACGGTATACCGATTAAACCTGCTGACTATGCGGTTTATGTAGAAGAAAAGGAGCGTGAGCGTGTGGTGGAAGAAATTCCGGCCAAACCCGCTGATCAAGGGGTGTCTTAA
- a CDS encoding WG repeat-containing protein gives MNYLLLFFFTILSACTNNTIQKQDMRKSKIVQLPGHYNVQDNTWENSDPNYDAYSSFGEDLYATFSKLDKDGNSLGLGLIDKSGKVIIQPIYSSVTMRIRTENDFFVVSDSLNNYGIVNSEGVEIVNPQFDDIYFGNNAADSMDTKFGLIKVSKNDKKGYINATGRVIVPVKYDDLFMMGKNGLIMFQVLIPIGNGNNTAKWGIMDFDQKIISPPRFSYPSRFENGSVTLVSEGIEYDVNENGIIKKK, from the coding sequence ATGAACTATTTATTATTATTTTTCTTTACGATTTTATCTGCCTGTACCAATAATACGATACAAAAGCAGGACATGCGAAAATCTAAAATAGTGCAATTGCCAGGACATTATAATGTGCAGGATAATACATGGGAAAACAGCGATCCCAATTATGATGCTTATTCTTCATTTGGAGAAGATCTTTATGCCACATTCAGTAAGTTGGATAAAGATGGAAATAGTTTGGGTCTGGGTCTTATTGATAAGAGTGGGAAAGTTATTATACAGCCTATTTACAGCAGTGTAACGATGCGCATTAGGACGGAAAATGATTTTTTCGTCGTTAGTGATTCCCTTAATAATTATGGTATAGTCAATAGCGAGGGTGTTGAAATTGTAAACCCTCAATTTGATGATATCTATTTTGGGAATAATGCGGCCGATTCGATGGATACAAAATTTGGATTGATAAAAGTCAGTAAAAATGATAAGAAGGGCTACATCAATGCCACTGGTCGAGTTATTGTTCCGGTAAAATATGATGATTTATTTATGATGGGCAAGAATGGCTTGATCATGTTTCAAGTTTTGATTCCTATAGGTAATGGTAACAATACCGCTAAATGGGGAATTATGGATTTTGATCAAAAAATAATTAGCCCACCTCGTTTTTCTTATCCAAGTCGTTTTGAAAATGGTAGCGTAACACTTGTATCAGAAGGTATAGAATATGATGTAAATGAAAATGGAATAATTAAAAAAAAATAA
- a CDS encoding glycosyltransferase family 4 protein codes for MKIAIIGTYPPRQCGIATFSHDLYHSLPRSLANDHHIFAVSDGSEYVFPEEVTYIVEKENLDSYIQAADVINNAFDACIIQHEYGIFGGETGSYIIDLLQHLNVPILTNLHTVLEHPHHNEYRILRELAQYSSKITVMTSRAINMLETIYQIDRSQVSLIPHGVPNFDCDQEMAKRKLGFQNKKVMLSFGFLGKSKGFETAIQAVSEIENDDFVYIILGSTHPNVLKHEGDAYRHDLMDMVMARNIGHKVQFVNQFASEKLLKEYLSACDIYVTPYPNENQISSGTLSFALGAGAACISTPYWYAKDLLADDRGLFFPFNDAHALSSVVNDLLDQPEKMHYYRNNALEYGKQMSWANVGKKQFQLLNELCTASKTSTICFNDTVQQNNITNIFHSNKRLSS; via the coding sequence ATGAAAATAGCTATTATTGGAACTTACCCACCTAGGCAGTGCGGAATTGCAACGTTTTCACATGATCTATATCACTCCCTGCCACGATCTTTAGCGAATGATCATCACATATTTGCGGTATCTGATGGTTCGGAATATGTGTTTCCTGAAGAAGTAACTTATATCGTAGAGAAAGAAAATTTAGATAGTTATATTCAGGCTGCCGATGTCATCAACAATGCATTTGATGCCTGTATCATCCAACACGAGTACGGAATATTTGGCGGAGAAACAGGGAGCTACATTATTGACTTACTTCAACACTTAAATGTACCCATTCTTACCAACTTACATACCGTGCTGGAACATCCGCATCATAATGAATACCGTATTCTCCGTGAACTAGCGCAGTATAGCAGTAAAATCACGGTTATGACGAGTCGTGCCATCAATATGCTAGAGACAATATATCAAATTGATCGTAGTCAGGTAAGTCTAATACCACACGGTGTTCCAAACTTCGATTGCGACCAAGAGATGGCGAAGAGAAAATTAGGATTTCAAAATAAAAAAGTCATGCTCAGTTTCGGCTTTTTAGGTAAAAGCAAAGGTTTTGAAACAGCGATTCAGGCAGTTTCTGAAATTGAGAATGACGACTTCGTTTATATTATATTAGGTTCAACACATCCAAATGTTTTAAAGCATGAAGGTGACGCGTACAGACATGATTTGATGGATATGGTGATGGCCCGTAATATTGGTCATAAAGTGCAATTTGTCAATCAATTTGCATCCGAAAAACTATTAAAGGAATATTTGAGCGCTTGCGATATTTATGTCACTCCTTACCCAAATGAAAACCAAATCAGCAGTGGAACACTGTCATTTGCACTGGGCGCTGGAGCGGCCTGTATTTCAACTCCATATTGGTATGCTAAAGACCTCTTAGCAGATGACCGTGGGTTATTCTTTCCTTTTAATGACGCACATGCACTTTCGTCAGTTGTCAATGATCTTTTAGATCAACCTGAGAAAATGCACTATTACAGAAACAATGCTTTAGAATATGGAAAACAAATGTCTTGGGCAAATGTAGGAAAGAAACAATTTCAGTTACTGAATGAGCTATGCACAGCATCGAAAACTTCAACAATTTGTTTCAATGACACTGTTCAGCAAAACAACATTACGAACATATTTCACAGCAATAAAAGACTATCTTCATAA
- a CDS encoding ATP-binding protein, with amino-acid sequence MILIVDDQEANIYSLKKLLESQNFSVDTALSGEEALKKVLKNNYALIILDVQMPGIDGFEVAETLSGFNKTKDVPIIFLSAVNKDKKFITKGYASGGIDYVTKPIDPDILMLKVKTFSRLYEQTVALNDMQQVLRLEIEERKKAQQELKEQVENLHSTLESLPQLAFTANGDGEIEFVNSKWLSYATSNKFPTTHADDPDIHVSWAEALIAETPIELEVRIKELKDELFRFHLLRIIPIKEKNNQVKWVGTFTDIDDQKQMEKKKDEFLSIASHELKTPLTSIKAYAQLLERTINTAKDVTAVKYINRVQSQVTKLSGLITDLLDISKIENGKLKITKKNFDFENLLTNAIDIIYQTHENNSVTIEREGDRIEELFLGDEVRIEQVLINYLTNAIKYAPNTDRIIVRTEKEDDQLIVSVKDYGIGIPEHKQKNIFGKFYRVEESSVRFQGLGIGLYICSEIIKQHNGTVGIQSELGQGSTFYFTLPLN; translated from the coding sequence ATGATTTTAATTGTTGACGATCAAGAAGCGAATATTTATTCACTTAAGAAATTACTCGAATCTCAAAATTTTTCAGTTGATACTGCGCTATCTGGAGAAGAGGCACTAAAAAAGGTTTTAAAGAATAATTATGCATTGATTATCTTGGATGTTCAGATGCCTGGAATTGATGGTTTTGAAGTTGCAGAAACGTTATCCGGTTTTAATAAAACTAAAGATGTTCCGATTATTTTTTTGTCGGCAGTCAATAAAGATAAAAAGTTTATTACTAAAGGTTATGCATCAGGTGGAATAGATTATGTTACGAAGCCTATTGATCCAGATATTTTAATGCTGAAAGTGAAGACTTTCTCTCGTTTATATGAACAGACGGTAGCTTTAAATGATATGCAACAGGTGCTTCGATTGGAAATTGAAGAACGGAAAAAAGCGCAGCAGGAGTTAAAGGAACAAGTAGAAAATTTGCATTCGACATTAGAGTCGCTACCACAGTTGGCATTTACGGCAAATGGAGATGGTGAAATAGAATTTGTGAACAGTAAATGGCTATCCTATGCAACATCAAATAAATTTCCTACAACGCATGCTGATGATCCGGATATACATGTATCTTGGGCAGAAGCATTAATTGCTGAAACACCAATCGAACTCGAGGTTCGTATAAAAGAATTAAAAGACGAGCTTTTCAGATTTCATTTGTTGCGGATTATTCCGATTAAAGAAAAGAATAATCAGGTTAAGTGGGTCGGTACCTTTACAGATATTGACGATCAAAAACAGATGGAAAAGAAAAAGGATGAGTTTTTGAGTATAGCCAGTCATGAATTAAAGACCCCATTAACCAGCATTAAGGCATATGCCCAGTTATTGGAACGAACAATTAATACTGCTAAAGACGTCACCGCAGTCAAGTACATCAATAGGGTACAAAGCCAAGTAACCAAACTTAGCGGACTTATTACAGACTTGTTGGACATCTCAAAAATTGAAAACGGGAAATTGAAGATTACAAAAAAGAATTTTGATTTTGAAAACTTACTAACCAATGCTATTGATATTATTTATCAAACCCATGAAAATAATTCCGTTACTATTGAGAGGGAAGGTGATCGAATAGAAGAGCTCTTTTTAGGTGATGAAGTTCGGATTGAACAGGTCTTGATCAATTACTTGACAAATGCCATTAAATATGCGCCTAATACAGATCGAATCATTGTACGTACAGAAAAGGAGGATGATCAATTAATCGTTAGTGTAAAGGACTATGGTATCGGTATTCCTGAACATAAGCAAAAGAATATATTTGGTAAATTTTATCGGGTAGAAGAATCTTCGGTGCGATTTCAGGGACTTGGTATAGGCCTTTATATCTGTTCGGAGATCATAAAACAACATAATGGTACGGTAGGTATCCAAAGTGAATTGGGCCAGGGATCTACTTTTTATTTTACTCTACCTTTAAATTAG
- a CDS encoding response regulator, which yields MSKPFLRNLQIGFGFSLVLLLASSTASYISIKEQINNRTKVDHSRRVIASANKILNDLQNAETGQRGFHLTGKEAFLEPYINSQKSLPQALILTKELVTDNPEQSQVADSLSSLVTSRLGILANLITIKRQGGEVSLSQLEEGKQYMDSCRAIIARFIDVEEVLLNKRSDELNKSSFYTSIFVVIAAIVSLLITIVFYLRIREDFIKREELQKSLTNKDEEISRRLKVTQRIANQIASGDYTVNVNDTEQDDLGSLGGSLNQMADALKRSFDDLNNNEWRQTGLAQLNETLVGNKTEQILIADALNQLISYGNCTNGAFYLWDQDRIVLKNAYGLEDRMVKSLSPGEGMIGQVFKEGKVKRFENLSNSDYVVSFASGQFRIDNVLLLPVFADYHCIGVIELGSINAVENVKLPYFIEATRNIGIAIAAAKSRDQVQQLLEETQTQTEELQAQHAELENLNTELEAQTQKLQSSEEELRVQQEELVQSNHELEERSKSLEEKNHLIAERNLEIQRKAEELALSTKYKSEFLANMSHELRTPLNSILLLSRLMSEDTDGNLNEDQIESAKVIQSSGTSLLSLIDEILDLSKIESGKMELDYQDVKLQDITHDLQNLFLPLIKEKSLSFDVSIDSNISDTIETDRLRLDQVLRNLLSNAVKFTSEGKISLSISEDKDHPENLIFEVRDTGIGIAEDKQKIIFEAFQQADGSTRRKFGGTGLGLSISREIARLLGGKILLTSKEGEGSVFKLFIPKSKTSDVIKPSSERLIDIIASDIDEMKSIVGEAVSPNIVYTIPEEVEDDRDHIVKGDKVILIVEDDTAFAKALLKYTRKQNYKGVVVVRGDIAAEFAARYLPLAILLDIQLPIKDGWQVMDEIKSNPLTRHIPVHIMSSLQVKKESLLKGAIDFINKPVAVEQIGIMFKKIEDALTRYPRKVLIVEENPKHASALSYFLSNFNITAEIKTNVDESVQALSSDGANCVILDMGVPDKIGYETLEAIKNNKGLENLPIIIFTGKNLSHAEEVKIKQYADSIVIKTAHSYQRILDEVGLFLHLVEENSADAQKRKVNKLGSLSEVLTGKKVLIADDDVRNIFSLSKALEKYQMNVISATNGKEALVQLENNPDVSIVLMDMMMPEMDGYETIRLMRKNPKYSKLPIMAVTAKAMTGDREKCIVAGASDYISKPVDTDQLLSLLRVWLYDN from the coding sequence ATGTCTAAACCATTTTTAAGAAATTTACAGATTGGCTTTGGTTTTTCCTTGGTTCTGTTATTGGCAAGTTCTACTGCATCTTATATAAGTATTAAAGAGCAGATCAATAACCGTACAAAAGTTGATCATAGTCGGCGCGTCATCGCATCAGCAAATAAAATATTAAATGATCTGCAAAATGCAGAAACTGGTCAACGGGGGTTTCATCTCACCGGTAAGGAAGCTTTTTTAGAGCCGTATATTAATAGTCAAAAATCTTTACCTCAAGCGCTAATCTTGACAAAAGAACTTGTGACTGATAATCCCGAACAAAGTCAAGTAGCGGACAGTCTATCTTCATTAGTGACTTCAAGACTTGGGATTTTAGCTAATCTCATTACAATAAAACGACAAGGGGGAGAGGTCTCTTTATCACAATTGGAAGAGGGTAAACAATATATGGATAGTTGCCGTGCTATCATTGCCCGGTTTATTGATGTTGAAGAGGTTCTCCTGAATAAAAGGTCTGATGAGCTCAATAAATCCTCTTTTTATACCTCTATTTTTGTCGTTATTGCGGCTATTGTTTCGTTGTTGATCACTATAGTTTTTTATTTACGTATTCGAGAAGATTTTATTAAGCGAGAAGAGTTACAAAAGTCTTTGACAAATAAAGATGAAGAAATCAGCAGGAGATTAAAAGTTACGCAACGTATAGCAAATCAAATAGCTAGCGGTGATTATACGGTCAATGTGAATGATACGGAACAAGATGATTTAGGAAGTTTGGGAGGCTCTTTGAATCAAATGGCTGATGCTTTAAAACGATCATTTGATGACTTAAATAATAATGAATGGAGACAAACAGGTCTGGCTCAGCTAAATGAAACTCTTGTTGGAAATAAAACAGAACAAATCTTAATAGCCGATGCTTTAAACCAGCTAATTAGCTATGGAAATTGTACCAATGGTGCTTTTTACCTTTGGGATCAAGATCGTATTGTGCTTAAAAATGCATATGGTTTAGAAGACCGTATGGTAAAGTCCCTATCGCCAGGAGAAGGTATGATTGGTCAGGTTTTTAAGGAAGGAAAAGTTAAACGATTTGAAAATCTATCGAACAGTGATTATGTCGTGAGTTTTGCCAGCGGTCAATTTCGTATCGATAATGTGCTTTTATTGCCTGTTTTTGCGGATTATCATTGTATAGGTGTTATTGAATTGGGATCGATCAATGCTGTAGAAAATGTAAAACTACCTTATTTCATTGAAGCAACCCGAAATATAGGGATTGCGATAGCTGCAGCGAAAAGCCGTGATCAGGTACAGCAACTTCTGGAAGAAACGCAAACGCAAACGGAAGAACTGCAGGCACAACATGCTGAATTGGAAAATTTAAACACGGAGCTCGAGGCGCAGACTCAAAAATTACAATCATCTGAAGAAGAATTGAGAGTCCAGCAGGAAGAACTTGTACAGTCCAATCACGAATTGGAGGAACGTTCCAAATCTCTTGAAGAAAAAAACCATCTTATCGCCGAGCGTAATCTAGAGATACAGCGGAAAGCTGAAGAGCTAGCGCTGAGCACAAAATATAAATCGGAATTTTTGGCGAATATGTCACATGAACTTAGAACTCCGCTTAATTCTATCCTTCTCTTATCACGATTGATGTCAGAGGATACGGACGGTAATTTGAATGAAGATCAAATTGAATCAGCAAAAGTTATTCAGAGTTCAGGAACAAGTTTATTAAGTTTAATAGATGAAATCTTAGATCTTTCTAAGATCGAATCTGGTAAAATGGAACTTGACTATCAAGATGTGAAATTACAAGATATAACGCATGATTTGCAGAATCTGTTTTTACCATTAATCAAGGAAAAATCACTTTCTTTTGATGTGTCTATTGATTCGAATATTTCTGATACGATAGAGACCGATCGTTTAAGATTAGATCAGGTTTTAAGAAATCTGTTATCAAATGCTGTTAAATTTACGTCGGAGGGTAAGATAAGTTTATCAATTTCTGAAGATAAAGATCATCCCGAGAATTTAATTTTTGAGGTTAGGGATACTGGAATTGGTATCGCTGAAGACAAGCAGAAAATTATCTTTGAAGCCTTTCAGCAAGCAGATGGGTCAACACGGAGAAAATTTGGCGGTACTGGACTAGGACTTTCTATCAGCCGGGAAATAGCGCGCCTCCTTGGTGGTAAGATTTTATTGACTAGTAAAGAAGGAGAGGGTAGTGTCTTCAAACTATTTATTCCGAAAAGCAAAACTTCTGACGTAATAAAACCATCGTCTGAGCGATTGATCGATATCATTGCTTCTGATATAGATGAAATGAAGAGTATCGTTGGTGAAGCAGTTTCTCCTAATATAGTTTATACTATTCCTGAAGAAGTCGAAGATGATCGCGATCATATTGTAAAAGGAGATAAAGTTATTCTTATTGTGGAGGATGATACTGCATTTGCGAAGGCTTTGCTCAAATATACACGTAAACAGAATTATAAAGGGGTAGTTGTGGTAAGAGGAGATATTGCTGCAGAATTTGCTGCTCGCTATTTGCCCTTAGCTATTTTGTTGGATATTCAGTTGCCTATAAAAGATGGCTGGCAGGTTATGGATGAAATAAAAAGCAATCCACTTACTAGACACATACCTGTTCATATCATGTCTTCACTTCAGGTCAAAAAAGAAAGTCTACTCAAAGGTGCTATAGATTTTATTAATAAACCTGTTGCCGTTGAGCAGATCGGGATCATGTTTAAAAAAATAGAGGATGCGCTAACGCGTTACCCAAGAAAGGTTCTGATTGTTGAAGAGAATCCTAAACATGCTTCAGCACTTTCTTATTTTTTGAGCAATTTTAATATTACTGCCGAAATTAAGACAAATGTTGATGAAAGTGTTCAAGCATTAAGTTCGGATGGCGCCAATTGTGTGATTTTGGATATGGGGGTGCCTGATAAGATTGGTTATGAAACTTTAGAAGCAATCAAAAATAATAAGGGTTTGGAAAATCTTCCTATTATTATTTTTACAGGAAAAAATCTGTCACATGCAGAGGAGGTCAAAATTAAACAATACGCAGATTCTATTGTTATTAAAACGGCCCATTCTTACCAGCGAATTTTAGATGAGGTAGGACTTTTTCTTCACTTAGTTGAAGAAAATTCTGCTGACGCACAGAAAAGAAAAGTGAATAAGCTAGGTTCTCTGAGTGAAGTGTTAACAGGAAAGAAGGTTTTGATCGCAGATGATGATGTAAGGAACATATTTTCATTGTCAAAAGCATTAGAAAAGTACCAGATGAATGTTATATCAGCTACAAATGGGAAGGAAGCTTTGGTACAGCTAGAAAATAATCCGGATGTATCTATCGTTCTGATGGACATGATGATGCCAGAAATGGATGGTTATGAGACGATCAGGCTAATGCGAAAAAATCCGAAATATTCAAAATTACCAATCATGGCTGTTACTGCAAAAGCAATGACTGGTGATCGGGAAAAGTGTATTGTAGCAGGTGCTTCTGATTATATATCTAAGCCGGTTGATACTGACCAACTGTTATCTTTACTCCGCGTATGGTTATATGATAATTAA
- a CDS encoding response regulator — MKKAKLVLIIDDDNRNIFALRLALKSRGYQSLSCNSAQEGFELLANNSDIEIVLMDMMMPDMDGYEAIQVIGASETYGHVPVIAVTAQAMQGDREKCLDAGARAYVPKPIDLDLLIGIIEQNS; from the coding sequence ATGAAGAAAGCTAAGTTAGTATTGATTATTGATGATGATAATCGCAATATCTTCGCATTGCGATTGGCTTTAAAGTCGCGAGGATATCAGTCACTTTCCTGTAATAGTGCCCAAGAAGGCTTTGAATTATTGGCTAATAATAGCGATATTGAGATTGTTTTAATGGATATGATGATGCCCGATATGGATGGTTATGAAGCTATTCAGGTGATTGGGGCATCTGAAACTTATGGTCATGTTCCCGTGATTGCAGTAACAGCTCAAGCTATGCAGGGAGATCGTGAGAAGTGTTTGGATGCTGGTGCTCGTGCTTATGTGCCAAAACCAATAGATTTAGATCTATTAATAGGTATAATTGAACAGAATAGTTAG
- a CDS encoding CheR family methyltransferase — MWEPSIIKNEDIELLLTDVAERYGYDFTQYSKASLKRRLNRLCLIDKFTSFAELRYRVISDPEYLQRFVEEITVNVTEMFRDPNFYKALREDVFPRLGTYPFIRIWIAGCSTGEEAYSIAILLKEANLYHKSLIYATDINPGVLERASSGMFPISQMQQYSENYIQSGGIEDFSKYYTANYDSVKFNGDLKDKMIFSTHNLVSDTSFNAFQLILCRNVLIYFDKDLQNNVFDLFDESLDTLGYLALGSKETIRFSNLEKKYKQINDERIWRKTRSS, encoded by the coding sequence ATGTGGGAACCGAGTATTATAAAAAATGAGGATATCGAGCTGCTTTTGACAGATGTGGCAGAACGGTATGGTTATGATTTTACGCAATATAGTAAAGCTTCATTGAAAAGGCGATTGAATCGACTGTGTCTGATCGATAAATTTACAAGCTTTGCAGAACTGCGATATCGGGTAATAAGTGATCCCGAATATCTGCAACGTTTTGTTGAGGAAATTACCGTCAACGTCACGGAAATGTTTCGGGATCCAAATTTTTATAAGGCTTTACGCGAGGATGTTTTTCCACGGTTAGGTACTTATCCCTTTATAAGGATCTGGATAGCGGGCTGTTCTACTGGAGAGGAGGCCTATTCGATTGCAATTTTGCTTAAGGAGGCCAATTTATATCATAAATCATTGATTTATGCCACTGATATAAATCCTGGAGTCTTAGAGCGGGCAAGTAGTGGGATGTTTCCCATCAGTCAAATGCAACAGTATTCAGAGAATTATATTCAGTCTGGAGGGATAGAGGATTTTTCTAAATATTATACCGCTAATTACGATTCTGTAAAGTTTAACGGTGATTTAAAAGATAAAATGATCTTTTCAACACACAATTTAGTATCGGATACCTCTTTCAATGCATTTCAGCTAATTCTTTGTCGGAATGTGCTGATTTATTTTGACAAGGATTTGCAGAATAATGTTTTTGATTTATTTGATGAAAGCTTAGATACGCTGGGATATCTAGCATTGGGGTCTAAGGAAACTATTCGTTTTTCTAATTTGGAGAAAAAATATAAACAAATTAATGATGAACGAATATGGAGAAAAACCCGTTCATCATAA